Proteins from a single region of Chitinibacter bivalviorum:
- the purU gene encoding formyltetrahydrofolate deformylase — protein MNQTATLLISCPDRKGLSAAIANFLYTYNANIVHSDQHQDSADNLFLMRIEWDLADFTLDMSAFSAAFQPIADRFEMTWKVALSNRPQKMAIFVSKYDHCLVDLLHRHKSGELNCEIPLIISNHEDCRALAEFYGIEYHVIPVTKDNKVEAEAKQKALLAEKGIDLIVLARYMQVLSHEFTAAYPQRVINIHHSFLPAFDGAKPYHRAFARGVKLIGATSHYVTEILDDGPIIEQDVNRISHRDNVDALIQKGRDLERVVLSRAVRWHLEHRVLVYSNKTVIFD, from the coding sequence ATGAATCAAACTGCTACTCTGCTGATTAGCTGCCCTGACCGTAAAGGCTTATCGGCGGCGATTGCCAACTTTCTGTATACCTATAACGCCAATATCGTTCATTCTGATCAACACCAAGACAGCGCGGATAATCTGTTTTTGATGCGCATTGAATGGGATTTGGCTGATTTCACCTTAGATATGAGTGCGTTTTCGGCCGCGTTCCAACCGATTGCTGATCGTTTTGAAATGACTTGGAAAGTGGCCTTGTCGAATCGCCCGCAGAAAATGGCGATTTTTGTCTCGAAATACGATCACTGCTTGGTTGATTTGCTGCATCGTCACAAAAGCGGCGAGCTCAATTGCGAAATCCCGCTGATTATTTCTAATCACGAAGATTGCCGCGCCTTGGCTGAGTTTTACGGGATTGAATACCATGTAATTCCCGTCACTAAAGACAACAAGGTGGAAGCAGAAGCCAAGCAAAAAGCATTACTGGCTGAAAAAGGCATCGATCTGATCGTACTCGCCCGCTATATGCAGGTACTCAGCCACGAATTTACTGCCGCCTACCCACAGCGCGTGATCAATATCCACCACAGCTTCTTACCTGCGTTTGATGGCGCGAAACCGTATCACCGTGCGTTTGCACGCGGTGTAAAACTGATCGGTGCGACCAGCCATTATGTGACCGAAATCTTGGATGATGGCCCGATTATCGAGCAAGATGTGAATCGCATTTCACACCGCGATAATGTCGATGCGCTGATTCAAAAGGGGCGTGATCTGGAGCGCGTCGTGCTGTCACGTGCTGTGCGCTGGCACTTGGAGCATCGCGTCTTGGTGTATTCAAATAAGACGGTGATTTTCGACTAA
- a CDS encoding [protein-PII] uridylyltransferase has translation MRSVTAIRQSYASEKAALKERFNVPSKAAPLLNALANLTDKTLTELWERHEFTSEVLLAAVGGYGRGELYPSSDIDLLILLPDQPSPALLEKLEIFVGELWDIGLEVGHSVRTIADCLNEAEKDITVQTALLETRVLVGDTQRFAEFMDTVHRHIDPKEFFDAKLIEQQARYSKFQNATYKLEPNIKEAPGGLRDLHLIGWIAASQRLGRDWHALAALGMLTVEENQKLCEAERVLRTYRIALHWRAKRREDRILFDYQHPLAKEFGFDDLSAAGRITQRASEALMAEYYLAARIVTQLVPVLVQALRARLFSYIGYETIQICDDFQIRDGLLEITDPALFERKPSSILALFLHFEQRREARDIAPETLRALWHARHKIDDDFLAKPHNQQLFVALFREPRGLTRILRRMNQYGVLGRYIPEFGDIVGRMQHDLFHVYTVDEHTLMVLRNVRRFAVNAFTHEYPLCSRLLEEFERPEVLYLAALFHDIGKGRGGDHSQIGAVITEKWCAQHPLPQEDRDLIVWLVTHHLTMSSIAQKQDVYDPDVIAEFAALVKDQRHLNALYLLTVADIRGTSPKVWNAWKAKLLEDLFKGTVRYLNHQNITAHSWLNERQDEALRLLRLYGFREDAHQPFWQLLDTVYFLRHDARDIAWHTRVLLGHINSNKPIVKAKLSESGEGLQVVVYTLDQPDLFAQICSFFERSGYSIFDAHIHTTTHGYALDTFYVYIPDGLTTSYRDLINYVEFELAQRIEKKLPLQAAPSARISRQQKHFPVATHVQIRADERGKFYILSVVAGDRPGLLSTIARILAGNRIEIQSAKIMTLGERAEDHFLVTGNVLNDERARLQIENDLLQALNP, from the coding sequence ATGCGTTCTGTCACCGCCATTCGTCAATCCTATGCCAGCGAAAAGGCTGCGCTCAAAGAGCGCTTTAATGTGCCGTCAAAAGCGGCGCCCCTGCTCAATGCACTGGCCAATCTCACTGATAAAACGCTGACCGAATTGTGGGAACGCCATGAGTTTACCAGCGAGGTATTGCTTGCAGCAGTTGGCGGATATGGGCGTGGTGAGCTATACCCCTCATCCGACATTGATTTACTGATTTTACTGCCCGATCAGCCTAGCCCTGCACTATTGGAAAAGCTCGAAATCTTCGTCGGTGAGCTGTGGGATATTGGGCTGGAAGTCGGCCATTCGGTGCGCACCATCGCCGATTGCTTGAACGAGGCGGAAAAAGACATTACGGTGCAAACCGCCCTGTTAGAAACGCGGGTCTTGGTCGGCGATACGCAACGTTTTGCTGAGTTCATGGACACGGTGCATCGCCATATCGACCCCAAAGAATTTTTTGATGCCAAGCTCATCGAGCAGCAAGCACGCTATAGCAAATTTCAAAATGCCACCTACAAACTCGAACCCAATATTAAAGAAGCACCGGGTGGGCTACGTGATTTGCACTTGATCGGCTGGATCGCCGCCAGCCAGCGGCTCGGTCGGGATTGGCATGCGCTCGCCGCTTTGGGCATGCTCACGGTCGAAGAAAATCAAAAGCTGTGCGAGGCCGAACGTGTTTTGCGTACCTATCGAATTGCCTTACATTGGCGCGCCAAACGGCGCGAAGACCGCATTTTATTTGACTACCAGCACCCATTGGCCAAAGAGTTTGGCTTTGACGATCTATCCGCTGCGGGGCGGATTACCCAGCGCGCATCCGAAGCCTTGATGGCCGAATACTATCTGGCGGCACGCATTGTGACTCAGCTCGTGCCTGTACTGGTACAGGCGCTGAGGGCACGGCTGTTTTCGTATATTGGTTATGAAACCATTCAGATTTGTGATGATTTTCAGATACGCGATGGCCTACTTGAAATCACCGACCCCGCTTTATTCGAGCGCAAACCTTCGAGCATACTGGCGCTGTTTTTGCATTTTGAACAACGCCGTGAAGCGCGCGATATTGCACCTGAAACGCTGCGCGCCTTGTGGCATGCGCGGCATAAAATTGACGATGATTTTCTGGCTAAGCCACACAATCAGCAATTATTCGTCGCCCTCTTTCGCGAGCCACGCGGCTTAACGCGCATTTTACGGCGTATGAATCAATACGGCGTATTGGGCCGCTATATTCCGGAGTTTGGCGACATTGTTGGACGTATGCAGCATGATCTCTTTCATGTGTACACGGTGGACGAGCATACATTGATGGTGCTGCGCAATGTACGACGCTTTGCGGTGAATGCATTTACGCATGAATATCCGCTCTGTTCGCGCCTGCTCGAAGAGTTCGAGCGCCCCGAAGTACTTTATTTAGCGGCGCTATTTCATGATATTGGCAAAGGCCGCGGCGGCGATCATTCGCAAATCGGTGCGGTGATTACCGAAAAATGGTGCGCGCAACATCCGCTACCGCAGGAAGATCGTGATTTGATCGTCTGGTTGGTGACGCACCATCTCACCATGTCGTCGATTGCCCAGAAGCAGGATGTGTACGACCCCGATGTCATTGCTGAATTTGCAGCGCTCGTCAAAGATCAGCGCCATTTGAACGCACTGTATTTGCTCACCGTGGCCGATATTCGCGGCACCAGCCCGAAAGTTTGGAATGCCTGGAAAGCCAAGCTGCTGGAAGACCTATTCAAAGGCACGGTGCGCTATCTGAATCACCAGAACATCACCGCCCACTCTTGGCTCAATGAGCGCCAAGACGAAGCGCTGCGTTTGCTGCGGCTGTACGGGTTTCGCGAAGACGCGCATCAGCCTTTCTGGCAATTGCTCGATACGGTCTACTTCCTGCGTCACGATGCACGCGATATTGCTTGGCACACCCGCGTGCTGTTGGGACATATCAATAGCAATAAGCCAATTGTAAAGGCCAAATTATCGGAATCTGGCGAAGGTTTGCAGGTCGTCGTGTATACACTCGACCAGCCTGATTTATTTGCCCAGATTTGCAGCTTTTTCGAACGCTCTGGCTATAGCATTTTTGATGCACATATTCATACCACCACGCATGGCTATGCGCTGGATACCTTTTACGTCTACATCCCTGATGGCTTAACGACGTCGTATCGTGATTTGATCAATTACGTTGAATTTGAGCTGGCACAGCGGATTGAGAAAAAACTGCCCTTGCAGGCCGCGCCCTCGGCTCGTATTTCTCGGCAACAGAAACATTTCCCCGTAGCAACCCACGTGCAAATTCGGGCCGATGAACGCGGGAAATTTTATATTCTGTCTGTCGTGGCTGGCGATCGCCCGGGTTTACTCTCGACCATCGCGCGGATTCTGGCGGGCAATCGCATCGAGATTCAATCGGCCAAAATTATGACTTTGGGCGAGCGGGCCGAAGATCACTTTCTTGTCACCGGCAATGTATTAAATGACGAACGGGCCCGATTGCAAATCGAGAACGATCTGCTGCAGGCGCTGAACCCATAA
- the map gene encoding type I methionyl aminopeptidase has protein sequence MTITIKTADEIEKMRVAGRLGSEVLDYITPFIVPGVTTAEIDRLCHEYMVNVQGTIPAPLNYCPPGYIPYPKSICTSVNNVICHGIPNDKPLKNGDVVNLDITVIKDGYHGDNSRMYMVGDNVPSHAKRLSQVTFDCMWIGIEQVKPGAHFGDIGAAIQKYAEKAGYSVVREFCGHGIGSVFHEEPQVLHYGKAGTGPEMKAGMIFTIEPMINAGKREIKQMNDGWTIVTKDRSLSAQWEHTILVTETGYEVLTVSAGTPPKPEKYLLG, from the coding sequence ATGACCATCACCATCAAAACTGCAGATGAAATCGAGAAAATGCGCGTCGCAGGCCGACTCGGCAGCGAAGTACTCGATTACATTACGCCATTTATTGTTCCAGGCGTCACTACCGCCGAGATCGACCGCTTATGCCATGAATATATGGTTAATGTGCAGGGTACTATCCCAGCACCATTGAATTACTGCCCTCCTGGCTATATACCCTACCCAAAGTCAATTTGCACTTCGGTGAATAACGTGATTTGTCATGGCATTCCCAATGACAAACCGCTGAAAAATGGCGACGTGGTGAATCTGGATATTACCGTCATCAAAGACGGCTATCACGGTGACAACAGCCGGATGTATATGGTCGGTGATAATGTACCTAGCCATGCAAAACGTCTATCACAAGTGACTTTTGATTGCATGTGGATCGGTATCGAGCAAGTTAAACCTGGTGCGCATTTTGGTGATATCGGCGCGGCGATTCAGAAATACGCTGAAAAAGCGGGCTATTCAGTCGTGCGGGAATTTTGCGGCCACGGCATTGGTTCAGTGTTTCATGAAGAGCCGCAAGTTTTGCACTATGGCAAAGCGGGAACTGGCCCAGAAATGAAAGCAGGCATGATTTTCACCATTGAACCGATGATTAACGCCGGTAAACGTGAAATCAAACAAATGAACGACGGCTGGACCATCGTTACCAAAGATCGCAGCCTGTCTGCGCAATGGGAACACACGATACTCGTGACCGAAACAGGCTATGAAGTCCTGACAGTATCAGCCGGTACGCCACCCAAGCCTGAGAAATACCTACTCGGGTAA
- a CDS encoding chloride channel protein encodes MFRHVLARFQYLSLRSRQTILLWLGAACVGLVAVLLAKAAEWSFELFNSLQHQWRWAPLMIVPLGGVAARWVMQKMGEGAQGSGIPQTKAALQLTESVSLTEKLLSIRIAIAKFLGIVIGLGSGFVLGREGPTVQIGASIMYALHRFSPKDSAQFRRQLILAGGAAGIAAAFNTPLAGIVFAFEELARSVEEQTSGKLLGAVIIAGVVSLAILGDYVYFGRIHVPNFNYDIILPVIVVSTMCGLVGGSFAWVCIHTKRWLPQAVQIWRGQHPYYFVAACGLLIAIFGLIAPIHGSGAEITSEAINHAQTLPWYFTPLKWAGMILTFMTGLPGGVFAPSLSLGAGVGSWFSVLFSDTSTVKLMAIGMVALLAAVTRAPLTAAVIMMEMTDGHDMVISSLAAAMIASYVSRLFRVNLYHELADSALRALQPKEQDSASPVRAN; translated from the coding sequence ATGTTTAGGCACGTTCTCGCTCGTTTTCAGTACCTTTCACTTCGTAGCCGGCAAACCATCCTGCTGTGGCTGGGAGCAGCCTGCGTTGGCTTGGTGGCGGTTTTATTAGCTAAAGCGGCAGAGTGGTCATTCGAACTATTTAACAGCCTGCAACATCAATGGCGCTGGGCGCCACTGATGATTGTGCCGCTTGGCGGTGTTGCCGCACGTTGGGTGATGCAGAAAATGGGCGAAGGCGCCCAAGGCAGTGGCATCCCGCAAACTAAAGCGGCACTGCAACTCACTGAATCAGTAAGCCTGACCGAGAAACTACTGTCGATTCGAATCGCGATTGCAAAATTTCTCGGTATCGTTATTGGCCTTGGCTCTGGTTTTGTCTTGGGGCGCGAAGGCCCGACGGTACAAATTGGCGCCAGCATCATGTATGCTTTGCATCGTTTTTCTCCCAAAGATAGTGCCCAATTTCGCCGCCAATTGATCTTAGCGGGTGGCGCGGCAGGGATTGCAGCAGCTTTCAATACCCCACTGGCAGGCATCGTTTTTGCTTTTGAAGAACTCGCGCGCTCGGTCGAAGAGCAAACCTCGGGAAAATTACTCGGCGCGGTGATTATTGCGGGCGTGGTGTCGCTGGCCATTTTGGGTGATTACGTTTATTTCGGCCGGATTCATGTGCCCAATTTCAATTACGATATTATTTTGCCGGTCATTGTAGTCAGCACCATGTGTGGTTTGGTCGGCGGCTCTTTTGCTTGGGTTTGCATCCACACAAAACGGTGGCTACCCCAAGCTGTGCAAATCTGGCGTGGTCAGCACCCTTATTATTTTGTCGCTGCATGCGGCTTGTTGATTGCTATTTTCGGCTTAATCGCGCCGATTCATGGCAGCGGAGCAGAAATCACCAGCGAGGCCATTAATCACGCGCAAACCCTGCCTTGGTATTTCACGCCACTCAAATGGGCGGGCATGATCTTAACCTTTATGACCGGTTTGCCCGGCGGCGTATTTGCGCCCTCGCTCTCGCTAGGCGCTGGCGTAGGCAGCTGGTTTAGTGTCCTATTTAGCGATACTTCAACCGTTAAACTGATGGCCATAGGCATGGTTGCGCTACTCGCGGCGGTGACACGGGCGCCACTCACCGCAGCAGTCATTATGATGGAGATGACCGACGGCCATGATATGGTGATTTCCAGTTTGGCAGCCGCAATGATCGCCTCATATGTATCACGGCTATTTCGCGTCAATTTGTACCATGAGCTCGCCGATTCGGCCTTACGCGCTTTGCAACCCAAAGAGCAGGACAGCGCATCGCCTGTTCGCGCAAACTAA
- the minE gene encoding cell division topological specificity factor MinE — protein MSILKYIFGEKKKTASVARERLQIILAHERNGREAPDYLPQLQRELVEVISKYVSINPEDIKVQLDRKDDFEVLEVNIVLPEHRKP, from the coding sequence ATGTCTATTCTGAAATATATCTTTGGCGAAAAGAAAAAAACCGCCAGTGTGGCACGCGAACGTTTGCAGATTATTCTCGCCCACGAACGCAATGGTCGCGAAGCACCCGATTACTTGCCCCAATTACAGCGTGAATTGGTCGAGGTGATTTCTAAATACGTCTCGATCAATCCTGAAGACATTAAAGTTCAGCTTGATCGCAAAGATGACTTTGAAGTGCTTGAGGTCAACATCGTACTGCCTGAACATCGCAAGCCATAA
- the minD gene encoding septum site-determining protein MinD — protein MAKIVVVTSGKGGVGKTTTSASFASGLALRGFKTAVIDFDVGLRNLDLIMGCERRVVYDFVNVIQGEATLRQALIKDKNCDNLFVLPASQTRDKDALSKEGVERVLNELKHDGFDYIVCDSPAGIETGAFLALYFADEAIVVTNPEVSSVRDSDRIIGILDAKSKKAEEGGTVKTHLLITRYSPARVESGEMLSLDDVQHLLRISLIGIIPESESVLQASNSGTPAIHNAGTDVSEAYKDVIGRFLGEEKPMRFIEVPKQPFWKRLFGG, from the coding sequence GTGGCAAAAATCGTAGTCGTTACCTCAGGTAAAGGCGGCGTGGGTAAAACCACCACCAGTGCGAGTTTCGCGTCGGGCCTGGCCCTGCGCGGTTTCAAAACAGCCGTCATCGACTTTGACGTGGGTTTGCGTAACCTTGACCTGATCATGGGTTGCGAGCGTCGCGTGGTATATGACTTTGTGAATGTGATCCAAGGCGAAGCGACTTTACGTCAGGCACTGATCAAAGATAAAAACTGCGACAACCTGTTTGTACTGCCGGCCTCACAAACTCGCGACAAAGACGCCCTATCGAAAGAAGGTGTTGAACGCGTTCTGAACGAGCTAAAACACGACGGTTTTGATTACATCGTATGCGATAGCCCCGCCGGGATTGAAACAGGCGCTTTCTTGGCCTTGTATTTCGCCGACGAAGCCATTGTGGTAACCAACCCAGAAGTCTCATCGGTGCGCGACTCAGATCGCATCATCGGTATTCTCGATGCCAAATCGAAAAAAGCTGAAGAAGGCGGCACGGTCAAAACGCATTTGCTGATCACCCGCTACAGCCCTGCGCGCGTGGAATCGGGCGAAATGCTTTCGCTCGACGATGTACAGCATTTGCTGCGCATTTCCTTGATCGGGATTATTCCGGAATCTGAATCGGTGTTGCAGGCGTCTAACTCAGGCACGCCAGCCATTCACAATGCAGGCACAGATGTATCTGAAGCCTACAAAGATGTGATCGGCCGCTTCCTTGGCGAAGAAAAACCAATGCGCTTTATTGAAGTGCCAAAGCAGCCGTTCTGGAAACGGTTGTTTGGAGGTTAA
- the minC gene encoding septum site-determining protein MinC, giving the protein MTSFAYPEQTASLFEFKSTTTRLTAFVPVTFDCDVLQAALQQQLGGTDHFLAGEQIVIDFNSLPQIPSAVEIVALVNLLRQYALAPIAAQGGNQDQQVAAREAGLVVLFDSEIAPSNSAQHTPPEHQPETLTQQGATIITRPVRTGQQVYAKGGDLIVLALVSNGAEVIADGNIHVYAPLRGRALAGARGDTNARIFTTCMEAELVSVAGVYRSLDEALPDAIRSKPAQISLDQDKLMIEALNNLN; this is encoded by the coding sequence ATGACGAGTTTTGCCTATCCAGAACAAACGGCTAGCCTGTTTGAATTTAAAAGCACCACAACCCGTTTGACGGCCTTTGTTCCTGTTACTTTCGATTGCGATGTACTGCAAGCGGCGTTGCAGCAACAACTCGGCGGGACCGATCATTTTCTCGCTGGCGAACAAATCGTGATCGATTTTAATAGCCTGCCGCAAATTCCTAGCGCAGTCGAAATCGTGGCCTTGGTCAATTTGCTGCGCCAATATGCACTCGCCCCCATTGCGGCGCAAGGCGGCAATCAGGATCAACAGGTCGCGGCGCGTGAGGCAGGATTGGTTGTTTTATTCGATAGCGAAATCGCCCCCAGTAATTCAGCACAACATACCCCGCCAGAGCATCAACCTGAAACCCTTACCCAGCAAGGCGCAACAATCATTACCCGCCCTGTACGTACGGGGCAGCAAGTGTATGCCAAAGGCGGTGATTTGATTGTACTGGCGCTAGTATCGAATGGCGCTGAAGTCATTGCCGATGGCAATATCCATGTTTATGCGCCACTGCGTGGCCGCGCACTGGCTGGTGCGCGAGGTGACACTAATGCGCGTATTTTTACGACCTGCATGGAAGCGGAATTAGTTTCGGTCGCGGGCGTGTATCGCAGCCTTGATGAAGCGCTGCCCGATGCAATTCGCTCAAAACCAGCACAAATTTCACTCGATCAAGACAAATTAATGATCGAAGCATTGAATAATTTGAATTAA
- the ppsR gene encoding posphoenolpyruvate synthetase regulatory kinase/phosphorylase PpsR, translating into MRRTAFFVSGRTGITVEILGHSLLSQFEDVTFNRIVLPFVDTLEKAEEVALKIRRQALIDGCRPLVFSTIADLKIRAKIHVADALSLDFFEKFIGPLEEELGVKSSHTIGRSHEISNFEEYNNRINAVNFSLNHDDGVMPRDLAEADLILVGVSRSGKTPTCLYMALQFGIKAANYPLTPEDFGQHTLPRLLLPYRNKLFGLTIDPERLRQIRQERKPDSRYCQLDTCQFEVAEAEALMRHVGVPYLNTTRMSIEELATTIMHKTGLTRRAY; encoded by the coding sequence ATGCGTCGTACTGCATTTTTTGTATCAGGCCGCACCGGCATTACCGTTGAAATATTAGGGCATTCATTGCTGTCGCAATTTGAAGACGTCACCTTCAATCGCATCGTCTTGCCGTTTGTCGACACCCTCGAGAAAGCGGAAGAAGTTGCCTTAAAAATCAGGCGTCAAGCGCTGATTGATGGTTGCAGACCCTTAGTGTTCAGCACAATTGCCGACTTGAAAATCCGCGCAAAGATTCATGTTGCTGACGCTTTATCACTCGATTTTTTTGAAAAATTTATCGGGCCGCTCGAAGAAGAATTAGGCGTTAAATCGTCACATACCATCGGGCGCTCGCACGAGATTTCAAATTTTGAGGAATACAATAATCGGATTAATGCGGTGAATTTTTCACTGAATCACGATGACGGCGTAATGCCACGTGATTTAGCTGAGGCTGATTTAATTTTGGTGGGCGTCTCTCGTTCAGGTAAAACACCAACATGCCTATATATGGCTTTGCAATTTGGGATTAAAGCCGCCAATTACCCCCTCACACCTGAAGACTTTGGCCAACACACGCTGCCGCGTTTGCTGCTGCCTTATCGCAATAAGCTTTTTGGTCTGACGATCGACCCCGAACGCTTGCGTCAGATACGGCAAGAGCGCAAACCCGATAGCCGCTATTGCCAGCTCGATACTTGCCAATTTGAGGTGGCGGAAGCTGAAGCGCTGATGCGGCATGTCGGCGTGCCCTATCTGAACACCACGCGCATGTCGATTGAAGAATTGGCCACCACCATCATGCACAAAACGGGACTAACCCGCCGCGCTTACTAA
- the ppsA gene encoding phosphoenolpyruvate synthase: MTEKYVIDFAHLRMTDVEKVGGKNASLGEMISQLTEKGVRVPGGFATTAEAYRIFLAHEGLADRIDAALAQLDVDDVKALAETGKQIREWIMATPLPAQLEAEMAEHYAKLGENVTVAVRSSATAEDLPDASFAGQQETFLNIVGYQNVVDAMKQVFASLYNDRAIAYRVHKGFDHKIVALSAGIQRMVRSDKGAAGVLFTIDTESGFDQVVFVTASYGLGETVVQGAVNPDEFFVHKPTLRAGRPAIVRRHLGGKAIKMEFDTESVAGKSVRTVDVDLAYRRQFSISDAEVEELAQYALTIEEHYGRPMDVEWGRDGIDGKLYILQARPETVKSQESGSEKLTKFRMLETGEVLTEGRAIGQKIGQGRVRIIRDVSEMDKVQAGDVLVSDMTDPDWEPVMKRAAAIVTNRGGRTCHAAIIARELGIPAVVGCGDATRALRDGDEVTVSCAEGDTGNVYAGLLKFEKMDVSLTTLPKAPVKLMMNVGNPELAFEFAQLPNEGVGLARLEFIINRMIGIHPKALLAYPNLAEPLKTQVEERIAGYRSAIDFYIDKIAEGIATLGAAFYPKKVIVRLSDFKSNEYANLLGGPDYEPHEENPMIGFRGAARYVDKSFRDCFELECRAVKKVRDVMGLTNVEVMIPFVRTVKEAECVIELLERNGLKRGENGLRIIMMCEIPANAVLAEQFLQHFDGFSIGSNDMTQLTLGIDRDSGGPVSTSFDERNDAVKAMLSMSIKACRKLNKYVGICGQGPSDHPDFAQWLVEEGIETISLNPDTVIETWLFLANGGKAV; encoded by the coding sequence ATGACAGAAAAATACGTGATTGACTTTGCTCACCTGCGAATGACCGATGTAGAAAAAGTGGGTGGGAAGAATGCTTCTCTGGGCGAAATGATTTCGCAACTCACTGAAAAAGGCGTTCGTGTCCCTGGTGGTTTTGCGACGACCGCTGAGGCCTATCGTATTTTTCTGGCGCATGAGGGGCTGGCCGATCGCATTGATGCCGCGCTCGCTCAACTTGATGTCGATGATGTCAAAGCTCTGGCTGAAACAGGCAAGCAAATCCGTGAATGGATTATGGCTACGCCATTGCCAGCACAGCTAGAAGCGGAAATGGCTGAACATTATGCCAAGCTCGGTGAAAACGTGACGGTGGCTGTGCGCTCGTCTGCCACGGCTGAAGACTTGCCCGATGCATCATTTGCCGGTCAGCAAGAAACATTCCTTAATATCGTCGGCTACCAAAATGTCGTTGATGCCATGAAGCAAGTATTTGCCTCTCTGTATAACGATAGAGCGATTGCTTACCGCGTGCATAAAGGTTTCGATCATAAAATCGTCGCGCTTTCTGCCGGTATTCAGCGCATGGTGCGCTCGGACAAAGGCGCAGCCGGTGTGTTGTTTACGATTGATACCGAGTCAGGTTTTGATCAAGTTGTGTTTGTGACGGCCTCATATGGTTTGGGCGAAACCGTTGTGCAAGGCGCGGTGAACCCGGATGAGTTTTTCGTGCATAAACCGACTTTGCGTGCGGGTCGCCCAGCGATTGTGCGTCGTCATCTGGGTGGTAAAGCCATCAAGATGGAATTTGATACTGAATCGGTGGCGGGTAAATCGGTACGTACTGTCGATGTGGATTTAGCATATCGTCGCCAATTCTCAATTTCCGATGCTGAAGTGGAAGAACTCGCGCAATACGCACTGACGATTGAAGAACATTATGGCCGCCCAATGGATGTGGAATGGGGCCGTGATGGTATCGATGGCAAGTTGTATATCTTGCAAGCGCGCCCAGAAACGGTGAAATCACAGGAATCTGGCTCGGAAAAACTAACGAAATTTCGCATGCTGGAAACAGGTGAAGTTCTGACCGAAGGCCGTGCAATCGGTCAAAAAATTGGCCAAGGTCGTGTACGCATCATTCGTGATGTGTCGGAAATGGACAAAGTGCAAGCGGGTGATGTGCTGGTGTCGGATATGACTGACCCCGATTGGGAGCCTGTGATGAAACGCGCGGCAGCGATTGTCACCAATCGCGGTGGCCGTACCTGTCACGCGGCCATTATTGCGCGTGAGCTGGGTATTCCTGCTGTGGTGGGTTGTGGCGATGCGACACGCGCGTTGCGCGATGGTGATGAAGTAACCGTGTCATGCGCCGAAGGCGACACCGGTAATGTCTACGCGGGTTTGCTCAAGTTCGAGAAAATGGATGTTTCACTGACGACATTGCCAAAAGCGCCAGTGAAATTGATGATGAACGTTGGTAATCCAGAGTTGGCGTTTGAATTTGCGCAATTACCAAACGAAGGTGTGGGTTTGGCGCGACTCGAATTCATCATTAATCGCATGATCGGCATTCACCCGAAAGCTTTGCTGGCCTACCCCAATTTGGCTGAGCCGCTGAAAACTCAGGTTGAAGAGCGCATTGCCGGTTACCGCTCGGCGATTGATTTTTATATCGACAAAATCGCTGAAGGCATCGCGACTTTGGGTGCCGCTTTTTATCCGAAAAAAGTCATCGTTCGTTTGTCTGATTTCAAATCAAACGAATACGCCAATTTGCTCGGTGGGCCAGACTACGAGCCGCACGAAGAAAACCCAATGATCGGTTTCCGTGGTGCGGCGCGCTACGTGGATAAATCATTCCGTGATTGTTTCGAGCTTGAATGTCGCGCAGTGAAAAAAGTGCGTGATGTGATGGGTTTGACCAATGTCGAAGTGATGATCCCCTTCGTGCGTACCGTCAAAGAAGCTGAATGCGTGATCGAATTACTGGAACGCAATGGCTTAAAACGCGGCGAGAATGGCCTGCGCATTATCATGATGTGTGAAATTCCGGCCAATGCAGTACTGGCCGAGCAATTCCTGCAGCACTTCGATGGTTTCTCGATCGGCTCGAATGATATGACTCAGCTGACACTCGGGATTGACCGCGATTCAGGCGGCCCGGTATCAACGAGCTTTGACGAGCGCAACGATGCTGTGAAAGCGATGCTGAGCATGTCGATCAAGGCGTGTCGCAAGCTCAATAAATACGTCGGTATCTGTGGTCAAGGCCCGTCAGATCACCCTGATTTTGCACAGTGGCTGGTTGAGGAAGGGATTGAAACGATTTCCTTAAACCCAGATACCGTGATTGAGACTTGGTTGTTCTTGGCCAATGGCGGCAAGGCGGTTTAA